The following proteins come from a genomic window of Panthera leo isolate Ple1 chromosome E2, P.leo_Ple1_pat1.1, whole genome shotgun sequence:
- the GINS3 gene encoding DNA replication complex GINS protein PSF3 translates to MSEAYFRVESGALGPEENFLSLDDILMSHEKLPVRTETPMPRLGAFFPERSGGAETDHTIPQGSKLELPLWLAKGLFDHKRRILSVDLPKIYQQGWRTVFSADANVVDLHKLGPHFYGFGSQLLHFDSPENADISQSLLQTFIGRFRRIMDSSQNTYNEDTSALVARLDEMERGLFQTGQKGLNDFQCWEKGQASQITASNLVQNYKKRKFTDMED, encoded by the exons ATGTCCGAGGCTTATTTCCGGGTGGAGTCGGGTGCACTCGGGCCTGAGGAGAACTTTCTGTCGCTGGACGACATCCTGATGTCCCACGAGAAGCTCCCGGTGCGCACAGAGACCCCCATGCCTCGCCTCGGGGCTTTCTTCCCGGAGCGGAGCGGAGGTGCCGAGACTGACCACACGATTCCTCAG ggctcaaagctCGAACTCCCCCTGTGGCTGGCAAAGGGACTTTTTGACCACAAGCGGCGGATCCTTTCTGTGGACCTTCCCAAGATCTACCAGCAAGGTTGGAGGACCGTGTTCAGCGCCGATGCCAACGTGGTGGACCTCCACAAACTGGGGCCGCATTTCTATGGGTTTGGCTCCCAACTCCTGCATTTTGACAGTCCAGAGAATGCAGACATCTCCCAGTCTCTCCTGCAG ACATTCATTGGACGTTTCCGCCGCATTATGGACTCCTCCCAGAACACTTACAATGAAGACACTTCAGCATTGGTAGCCAGGCTGGACGAGATGGAGAGGGGCTTATTTCAAACAGGGCAGAAAGGACTGAATGACTTTCAGTGTTGGGAGAAGGGGCAGGCTTCTCAGATCACAGCTTCCAACCTCGTTCAGAACtacaagaagagaaaattcaCGGATATGGAAGACTGA